The Verrucomicrobiia bacterium genome segment CCCATCCAGCAGCTGAATCCTTTCGAGTTCGTCGTCAACGCCAAGATTTCCCTGACGGACTTCAACGAATTTTTTAAAAGCAGCCTCGAATCCGAAGACGCGACAACGCTGGGCGGGTTTATCCTGGAGAGGCTGGGAGAAGTCCCGAAGCCGGGCAGCGCTCTGAAGCTTCCGGAATTCGAAATGCGCATCCAGAAGATGGTCCGGCAGCGGATCCTGACCGTCATCGTCAGGAGGATGAAATGACCGGGCTGTTTTTCTGGTTTTTGCTCTGCCTTCTGCTTTACGCCTTCTTTTCGGCGTCCGAGCTGGCCTTTCTGTCTGCCGACAAAATGAAAATCCGTCAGATGGCGGACGAGAAGAACGCGGCCGCAAAAAAAGTCATGGACCTCTATGATAAGCCGCAGCACTTTCTGACGACGCTTCTCATCGGCAACAGCATTGTGAACATTGCGGCCACCTCCATCCTGACTTATTTCTTGAGCACGGGGCTCGGCATTAAGAATGAATGGGTCGTCACCCTGATCATGACGCCGGTCTTCCTGCTGGGCGGGGAAGTCCTGCCCAAGGATTACGGCCGCCTGCACGGCCAGCGCTTCCTGCTGTTTTATGCCGGCCTTTTGAAGTTCATCCGCAGGATTTTCAAGATTTTCACCAAGCTCATCTTGAAATGGGTGGATTCGCTGCTCGCTCCGCTGGGGCCGACGGAGACCAAAAGCATCTTCGTCAATGAAAAGGAATTCCGTTCGCTCATCGAGGAAATCACAAAGTCGGGAGTGGTGAGCGCCCACGAAAAGAAAATCATCGATACGATCCTGGATTTCGAGAAAGTCAAAGTCAAAGACGTGATGCTGCCGATCTCGGAAGCCCCGAAGCTGGAGATCCAGGGCAAGGTCAAGGACGCGAAGAAGCTGGCGCGGGAAATCGGCGCGCGCATGATCCTGATTTACGAAGAAGATCCTTCCATCGTGGTCGGCATGGTCTACGTCTTCGACCTGCTTTTCGAAGACGACGACGAGAAGGGGCTGCGTCCGTTTCTGCGCTCGCCGATCTTTATTCCGGAGAGCACTTCGAATGAAAAGGCTTTTTTCACGCTGCAGCAAAAGCGCCAGTCCTATTGCGCCGTAATGGATTCCCGTCATGATGTCGTGGGCGTTGTCGGCATCGAAAGGCTTCTGGCCTTCTAAAGGAGATTTATGCTGAGAAAAATGAAAGGCATTGCCGCTGCTATTCTCATATTTGCCGCCGCGGTTCCGTCTGCGAGCGCGGTCAGCGTCCAGGAAGAGGTGGGGGCTCCGCCTCCGGAAGTCTATCAGGCCGCCCTGAGTGTCCTCACGCCCTACGGTATCGACAAGCAGGATCCCGAGAAGTTTGTCGTGGAAAGCAACTGGATCGAGGACAGCGTCGAAAGAAAACAAAAGCGTTATATTATCCGGACCCAAAAAAAATTCGCGCGGCGCTACCGCGTCAAAGTCACCCTGACGCCGTGGCCCCGCTATGCCGTCATCAAAATCGAAATCGATCCCCGCTACCGTCCCATTGACTCGGCCGCTTTTGCTCCGTGGCGGAAGTTGTCGAGTGCCCGCGATGACTACGAATTGGCGCGGGAATATTTCCACCGCATCCTGACCAGCATCGAAGCCGCCCGCGCCGCCCAGCACGCCTGATCCTTCTTGTCCGATGATGCCCGAAATGAACGTAGGCGAAAATATTACACACAACTTACTATAAAGCTTTACTAAGGGAGGCCGTTAATTAGAGCACGGAATTCTTCTTATTGTTTGCTTTCATTTCCGCGAAGAGGGATGCGTGAGAGTTTTAGCGGTCGCTAATCAAAAAGGGGGATGTGGAAAAACGACAACATGCATCAATCTTGCCGCCTGCCTTGCCCACCTGAAAAAAAGAGTTCTCTTGATTGATCTAGACCCGCAGGGACATTCCTCCTGCGGCCTCGGAATCCGTTCGGAAATGCTGCCTTTTACGGTTTACGATTTACTCCGCGTCGGCGTTGAGCAGGCTCCGCCTCTCACCGAAGTCATCCAGCAGTTGAATCCGTACTTCGACGTGCTTCCCGCTACGACGTCCCTTTCCTGCCTGGAAGAAGACCTTGCGCATTGCTCCGACCGCGAGAGAAGGCTGACCCAGCAGATCGTTTCGAAGCTGAAAATCGAACAGGCTTACGATTACATCATTCTCGATTGCCCGCCGAACCTGGGTGTGCTGACCTATAACGCGCTCGAGACCGCGGATGAAATTTTGATTCCGATCGAACCCTCGTTTTTTTCACTTCACGGACTCGCCAAAATCACGGAGACGGTCCAGCGCTTCAACAAGAAGAGAAGGGCGCCCCTTCATCTTCATGCGCTGCTTACGATTTTCGATTCGCGCACGAAATTCGCCAAGGAAGTCTACGAAGAAGTGAAAAGCCATTTTCAGGAAAAACTTTTCCGCTCGATTATTCACGAAAGCGTGGTGCTCAAAGAAGCGGCCAGCGCCGGACGCAGCGTCGTGGATTACGCCCCGGAATCGCAGGCCTTCCGCGATTATTTCAATCTCGCGCTCGAATATCTCGGACGCGAATGGGATCTCCTGTTTCCCATGGAAGAACTGGGCTGGGGGAATTTCATGCGGAACAAATTCGGTCCGAGACGGGCGATTGGCGGCGTGCTTTTTCAATGCCTCAACCCGGACGCGAAGACCGTCGAGATCGCCGGCGATTTTAACAACTGGGTGCCGGAAGCCATGGCCAAGCCGGTCGGAAGCAGCGGGATATGGCAGAAGATCATTCCCATCCCGCATGGAGAATTCCGTTATAAATTTATCGTAGACGGGGAATGGCAAGTCGACCCCGGACACCCGCAGGTCAAAGAAAACACCTACGGCACATTGGATTCCTACTTAAAGGTTGTGTGACATGGTTCCTGCGGACGAAAAAAAGCTCAAACGAGGCCTGAAAGATGTTTCGCAGCTTTTTAACGGGCCGTCCCCGGGCGTCCTGGAAACGCGGGAAAACGAGATGTTTATCAAAATGGTCGGCATTTACAATCCGGGAGATCCGGGAGACGCTCTCTTTCTCAACGGGATTCTTGCCGCGCTCGTTTCAACGCATTATCCCAGCTCCATCCTGACCGTGGGGGAACGCGCCGAGGCCGAACCGAAGACGGCGGCCCGGCCTTTGCCGTCCGCTACGCCGCATCTGGGACTGCCGTGGGATGAATTCGACAAGATCCGCGAAAGCCCCATCCACCGCCATTATTCGGGATCGTCGCCCCGTCACGTTATGTTTATCAATGCTGATTTTTCTCAGACCGCGCGGCTTCCGCGGGTCGTGCCGCTGCTGGACAAATGCCTGCTTCTTGTCCGCCCCGACCTCGAAAGCCTCATGGAAGCGTATAAGTTCGTGAAGGGCGTCCAGAGCCTGAACCCCCGCTTGCAGTACTTTCTTATTTTCGAGGGCGCTTCGCAGGGAGAGAGCGGCTGTTTTCTCTTCGAAAAATTTTCTTCGCTTCTGGCAAGGCGCCTGGGGGTCGGGCTCGTGTGGCTGGGCTATCTCGATCCATACCGCGACGCCGGACGACGGGGCGACGAACTCGAATTGGAGCATCTTTTTCTGAAAGATATTTCTTCCGGCGAAATTCCGGAAAAAATCGCGCTGCTCGAGCTCATGACTTTGCAGTGGATGCAGCTTGCGTCAGAGACCGCATCATGAATCCGATCCGGGTGTGCAAGCCGATTTCCTGGACCGAAATGGAGCCGTCCGAAATACGCAAGGCGGTGCTCAAGGCGGCCGCGGAATTTTACCCGCAGTGGCTGACTCCCGAGGCTTTGAGCGCGCTTGGCGAGTCCGAGGCCGAGAGGACGGCGGGCGGCAGAGGCGCCACCGCCTTTCTCATCAAAATTTTCACGGCATTCCCGGAAACCGGTGATTTAAAAAATGCCCTGGAGGAAATCCGAAGGGTGACGGACGCGGCCGGCCCGAGAAACATTTTTCTGTTTTTCCCGTGGATGGAAAACCAGCCGCAAGCCGGAAGCGATCTCTCGGCCCATGAGTTTCTATGGAAGGCCTGCCGTTCCGTTCGCGCGGTTCAGTATCACTTCCTTGCCATGGGGGACGAGAAAGCCGTCAGCTTCCGGGAGATCTTTTCGCAAGACACGGATTTTGAAAGCATGCTTCCCGAAATGCCCCTTGTCGCGGTTGAAAGGCCTTTGAGGAGCGAAGACGAACCCTACTCTTTTTACCGCAAATCGAGGCTCTCCCAGGAAGAACTGCGGGAATTCTTCGAGCTTGGGCTCGAAATCAGGGGGATCAAGCTTGCCCCGGGCGCCTGAGGACCGGGTATGCCCGCGCCCAAGCGCTTCTCATCCCGGCTCTTTCCAAGCCGCCAACTTGTGCTATAATGTCCCTCTCTATGAGCAAAGTTAAAAGCGAAATCGAAATTCTCAAAAAGGTCCAGGAACTGGACCGCGACCTTTATCTCGCCACCGAGCGGTTGAACGAAATCCCCGAAGAAGTTTCCGCCCTCAAGCAAAAGCTGGAAGGGGAGAAGAACCGCCTCAAGGAACTCGAAGCCGCGCTGAAAAGCTGCCAGCTCAAGCAAAAAGAAAAAGAAGGCGAGCTGGGCCAGAAAGAAGGCCAGGTCAAGAAGCTGGACGGCCAGCTTTCCCAGGTGAAGACCAACAAA includes the following:
- a CDS encoding AAA family ATPase; protein product: MRVLAVANQKGGCGKTTTCINLAACLAHLKKRVLLIDLDPQGHSSCGLGIRSEMLPFTVYDLLRVGVEQAPPLTEVIQQLNPYFDVLPATTSLSCLEEDLAHCSDRERRLTQQIVSKLKIEQAYDYIILDCPPNLGVLTYNALETADEILIPIEPSFFSLHGLAKITETVQRFNKKRRAPLHLHALLTIFDSRTKFAKEVYEEVKSHFQEKLFRSIIHESVVLKEAASAGRSVVDYAPESQAFRDYFNLALEYLGREWDLLFPMEELGWGNFMRNKFGPRRAIGGVLFQCLNPDAKTVEIAGDFNNWVPEAMAKPVGSSGIWQKIIPIPHGEFRYKFIVDGEWQVDPGHPQVKENTYGTLDSYLKVV
- a CDS encoding CNNM domain-containing protein; this encodes MTGLFFWFLLCLLLYAFFSASELAFLSADKMKIRQMADEKNAAAKKVMDLYDKPQHFLTTLLIGNSIVNIAATSILTYFLSTGLGIKNEWVVTLIMTPVFLLGGEVLPKDYGRLHGQRFLLFYAGLLKFIRRIFKIFTKLILKWVDSLLAPLGPTETKSIFVNEKEFRSLIEEITKSGVVSAHEKKIIDTILDFEKVKVKDVMLPISEAPKLEIQGKVKDAKKLAREIGARMILIYEEDPSIVVGMVYVFDLLFEDDDEKGLRPFLRSPIFIPESTSNEKAFFTLQQKRQSYCAVMDSRHDVVGVVGIERLLAF